The following coding sequences lie in one Peribacillus frigoritolerans genomic window:
- a CDS encoding YpdA family putative bacillithiol disulfide reductase, whose translation MNVEEVIIIGGGPCGLAAAIALKEVGIQSLIIEKGNVVDSIYRYPTHQTFFSSSEKLEIGDIAFIIENRKPVRNQALAYYREVVRRKELRVNKFEKVEKVEKREDGKFLVKTSKSDYTALHVIVSTGYYDHPNYMCIPGEQLPKVFHYFKEGHPYFNCDVAVIGGKNSSVDAALELVKSGARVSVLYRGSDYSSSIKPWILPEFESLVRNGTIKMEFNANVDSITEDSVIYHVGDEEKVIKNDFVFAMTGYHPDHSFLASMGITIDKETGRPAYNEETMETNVKGLYIAGVLAAGNNANEIFIENGRFHGGLIAYHLAVKEK comes from the coding sequence ATGAATGTTGAAGAAGTCATTATCATAGGTGGGGGCCCTTGTGGATTGGCTGCTGCAATCGCTCTTAAAGAAGTGGGAATACAGTCCCTGATCATTGAAAAAGGCAATGTGGTAGATTCCATATACCGTTATCCGACACATCAAACATTTTTCAGTTCGAGTGAAAAACTGGAGATTGGTGATATCGCTTTTATAATCGAAAACCGTAAACCGGTCCGCAACCAGGCGCTAGCCTATTATAGGGAGGTAGTCAGAAGGAAAGAATTGCGGGTTAATAAATTCGAAAAAGTGGAAAAAGTGGAAAAGCGTGAAGATGGGAAGTTTTTAGTCAAGACATCGAAGAGTGACTATACAGCTCTGCATGTCATCGTATCGACCGGATACTATGATCATCCGAACTATATGTGCATACCGGGTGAACAGCTTCCTAAAGTGTTTCATTACTTCAAGGAGGGCCACCCCTACTTTAATTGTGATGTAGCCGTCATCGGTGGCAAAAACTCAAGTGTGGATGCAGCTCTGGAATTGGTCAAATCAGGAGCAAGGGTTTCAGTCCTTTATAGAGGATCGGATTACTCTTCAAGTATCAAACCTTGGATCCTTCCCGAATTCGAATCATTGGTCCGCAATGGAACGATCAAGATGGAGTTTAATGCGAATGTTGACAGTATAACGGAAGACAGCGTCATCTATCATGTAGGTGATGAGGAAAAAGTCATTAAAAATGATTTTGTATTTGCTATGACTGGATACCATCCTGACCACTCATTTTTAGCTTCAATGGGCATTACTATTGATAAGGAAACTGGAAGGCCCGCATATAACGAAGAAACGATGGAGACGAACGTTAAAGGTCTTTATATTGCAGGAGTTCTGGCAGCCGGAAATAATGCGAACGAAATCTTCATCGAGAACGGCAGGTTCCATGGTGGATTGATTGCTTATCACTTGGCTGTTAAAGAAAAGTGA
- a CDS encoding CPBP family intramembrane glutamic endopeptidase, translating into MKNKQAEMIKQLTDKQLLYNLFLTQIILLTLAIFLGIILFKDRSAFFDLFIYDDLNILLIGIPAGVIVVLLDLLLMKVTPSSYQDDGGINERIFSNLSYPMIFVVALVVAISEELLFRGVLQTHFGLLLTSLIFAAVHYRYLFNWFLFLNVLVLSFFIGFLFEMTNNIIVTITAHFLIDFILGILIRNKKQRGLSKKGGDLNEPGTKE; encoded by the coding sequence ATGAAAAATAAGCAAGCTGAAATGATTAAACAACTTACAGATAAACAGTTGCTATATAATTTGTTTCTTACACAAATTATTCTCTTAACGTTAGCCATCTTTTTAGGTATTATTTTATTTAAAGACCGTTCTGCCTTTTTCGACTTATTTATCTATGATGACCTGAACATTTTGCTGATTGGAATTCCCGCAGGAGTCATTGTCGTGCTATTAGACTTATTGCTTATGAAAGTGACACCCTCTTCCTATCAGGATGATGGTGGTATTAACGAACGCATTTTCAGTAATTTGTCATACCCGATGATTTTTGTCGTAGCTTTAGTGGTAGCGATAAGCGAAGAATTATTATTCCGTGGAGTGCTGCAAACACATTTTGGTTTGCTTCTTACGAGCCTCATTTTTGCAGCCGTTCATTATCGTTACCTTTTTAATTGGTTTTTATTTTTAAATGTTTTGGTTTTGAGCTTCTTTATCGGTTTTCTATTTGAAATGACTAATAATATCATCGTGACGATTACGGCCCACTTTTTGATTGACTTTATCCTTGGTATTTTAATCAGGAACAAAAAGCAAAGAGGGTTGAGCAAGAAAGGGGGTGACTTGAATGAGCCGGGTACAAAAGAATGA
- a CDS encoding YpbF family protein gives MESTIILLDEKTDQATKQMLQNVVDRKKKFEALKKKHLQSLWATMIVAALFMIYLYLYIVVPYSYSFFSMFSVFVDHFSHFLFLAAAIGLYGYMVLIKKKLDKAEKEFQLLRCEIINKSKQLWEKEEEWKNRHKVFEMMKKNYDINLYHENK, from the coding sequence ATGGAATCGACAATCATTTTATTGGATGAGAAAACGGATCAAGCAACAAAACAAATGCTGCAGAATGTCGTGGATCGAAAGAAAAAATTCGAGGCACTTAAAAAGAAGCACCTGCAAAGCTTATGGGCAACCATGATTGTTGCTGCCCTTTTTATGATTTATCTTTATTTATATATCGTTGTACCTTATTCCTATTCCTTTTTCAGTATGTTTAGTGTTTTCGTCGATCATTTTAGCCATTTCCTTTTTTTGGCGGCAGCAATTGGCCTATACGGATATATGGTTTTAATTAAAAAAAAGCTTGATAAAGCTGAGAAGGAGTTTCAACTGCTACGCTGTGAAATCATTAATAAAAGTAAGCAATTATGGGAAAAAGAGGAAGAATGGAAAAATCGCCACAAGGTTTTTGAAATGATGAAGAAGAATTATGATATTAACTTATATCATGAAAATAAATGA
- a CDS encoding LysM peptidoglycan-binding domain-containing protein — protein sequence MSRVQKNEKENDQAGELRSRIERQKAKSSLPKRSKVHQNKKKKSKAKIKFPMIQLLALFFILLPIGFYTLYTYLQDRPVPVTKNDQVVLKEEDKESIPTTATAEDLKGKESAKADEEKEKEEAETKAKAKQEAEEKAKAKQEAEEKAKAEQEAEEKARAKQEAEEKAKAEQEAEEKAKAQQIADEKAKKAAADKKKSAENVQAAKTDKEGYKVVLHTVQGQETLFRISMNYYKSQEGIALIKEWNGLNGNEISKGQVLKIPIKK from the coding sequence ATGAGCCGGGTACAAAAGAATGAAAAAGAAAATGATCAGGCTGGTGAACTTCGTTCGCGAATTGAACGTCAGAAGGCTAAATCATCATTGCCCAAGCGCAGCAAAGTCCACCAGAATAAAAAGAAAAAAAGTAAAGCGAAGATTAAGTTCCCAATGATACAATTATTAGCGTTATTTTTTATTTTGCTTCCAATTGGATTTTATACCCTTTATACATATCTGCAGGATAGGCCTGTACCTGTTACGAAAAATGACCAAGTCGTCTTAAAAGAGGAAGATAAAGAATCGATTCCTACTACAGCAACGGCAGAAGATTTAAAGGGAAAAGAGTCGGCAAAGGCTGACGAGGAGAAGGAAAAAGAAGAAGCAGAGACTAAAGCCAAAGCGAAGCAAGAAGCTGAAGAAAAGGCCAAAGCGAAGCAAGAAGCTGAAGAAAAGGCCAAAGCGGAGCAAGAAGCTGAGGAAAAAGCAAGAGCAAAGCAAGAAGCTGAGGAAAAGGCCAAAGCGGAGCAAGAGGCTGAAGAAAAAGCCAAAGCACAGCAAATAGCTGACGAAAAAGCAAAAAAGGCAGCAGCAGATAAGAAAAAATCTGCCGAAAATGTTCAAGCCGCGAAAACGGATAAAGAGGGATACAAAGTTGTCTTACATACTGTTCAAGGTCAAGAAACATTATTTCGCATTTCCATGAACTACTACAAATCCCAGGAAGGGATTGCTCTGATCAAGGAGTGGAATGGGCTGAATGGCAATGAAATTTCCAAAGGTCAAGTATTGAAAATTCCGATCAAGAAATAA
- a CDS encoding metallophosphoesterase produces MYWLSGLFLVIILLSFATVIYMWRTAMQDRVIFQDLYFKDFPEGFGDVRIFFISDLHRRIVADKLIEEVRDKADLVIIGGDIRESGVPLERVEKNILKLKELGPLYFVWGNNDYEGDFHELDATLLKHGVKILDNTAVSFESQNGSKIALLGIDDISEERDRLDLALSDCGNEGFRILVSHNPLVKNQLTPEHHIRFVLSGHTHGGQIRIFGFGPYQIGSIKKEGDCLYMTSNGYGTSAVPLRLEAKPETHLFTLKRGTDTEIGEAVEKTY; encoded by the coding sequence ATGTATTGGTTATCTGGATTATTTTTAGTCATCATTCTGCTGTCATTTGCCACGGTCATTTACATGTGGCGTACGGCTATGCAAGATAGGGTGATTTTTCAAGACTTATATTTCAAAGACTTTCCAGAAGGCTTTGGCGATGTTCGGATTTTTTTCATTTCCGATCTTCATCGACGGATTGTTGCGGATAAATTAATTGAGGAAGTTCGTGACAAGGCAGACTTGGTGATAATCGGCGGTGACATTAGGGAAAGCGGGGTTCCCTTAGAACGTGTGGAAAAAAATATATTGAAACTAAAAGAACTTGGCCCCCTTTATTTTGTTTGGGGAAATAATGATTATGAAGGAGACTTCCATGAACTGGATGCGACTCTTCTGAAACATGGTGTGAAAATCCTTGATAATACAGCTGTTTCCTTTGAGTCTCAAAATGGCAGTAAAATAGCTCTTTTGGGCATTGATGATATATCGGAAGAACGTGATAGGCTTGACCTTGCACTGTCGGATTGCGGGAATGAAGGTTTTCGGATTTTGGTGAGCCATAATCCATTGGTCAAAAATCAGTTGACTCCGGAACACCATATTCGTTTTGTCCTGTCAGGTCACACCCATGGCGGGCAGATTCGCATATTCGGATTCGGGCCCTATCAGATCGGCAGCATTAAAAAAGAGGGGGATTGCTTATATATGACGAGTAATGGCTATGGGACAAGCGCAGTGCCTTTAAGGCTTGAGGCTAAGCCGGAAACGCACCTGTTCACCCTGAAAAGGGGGACGGACACTGAAATAGGCGAAGCGGTGGAAAAAACCTATTAG
- a CDS encoding asparaginase — translation MEKISLITTGGTIASKATANGMLASGALTGHELASLCELPNDIEVKVVDLFQISSMSMSFEKMQQLKSAIQKELEDPDVTGIVVTHGTDTLEETAYFLDVTTKDQRPIVITGSQRSPQEVGTDVYSNLRNSILCAASDLIRDVGVVVVFNERIYSAKYVKKVHASNLQGFVSFGYGYLGIIDNDVVSIYQKPLHRECYDIRDRIPRVDIIKCHTGSDGLFIDAAVAKGAKGIVLEGVGRGQVTPVMVTSIQAAIDKGITIIMTTSAEEGKVYPAYDYEGSAFDLKQRGVILGADYDSKKARIKLAVMLASENTIDETFFKY, via the coding sequence ATGGAAAAAATATCATTAATAACGACTGGTGGGACTATTGCCAGTAAAGCAACTGCAAATGGTATGTTGGCCTCTGGTGCATTGACTGGCCATGAGTTGGCATCACTTTGCGAATTGCCCAACGATATCGAGGTTAAAGTAGTTGATCTTTTCCAGATTTCAAGCATGTCCATGTCCTTCGAGAAAATGCAGCAGCTTAAATCAGCCATTCAAAAGGAATTGGAGGATCCTGATGTTACGGGAATCGTCGTGACCCACGGTACGGATACACTTGAGGAAACGGCTTATTTCCTTGATGTCACGACTAAGGATCAACGTCCAATCGTAATAACCGGCTCACAACGTTCTCCTCAAGAGGTGGGCACCGATGTGTATTCCAATCTAAGGAATTCGATATTATGCGCTGCGAGTGATCTTATAAGGGACGTCGGCGTAGTAGTCGTTTTTAATGAGCGGATCTATTCAGCCAAGTATGTCAAAAAAGTTCATGCTTCCAATTTGCAGGGTTTCGTATCTTTTGGCTATGGATATTTGGGGATAATTGATAATGATGTCGTCAGCATCTATCAAAAACCATTACATAGGGAGTGTTATGATATTCGGGATCGCATTCCAAGGGTGGATATCATCAAGTGCCATACAGGCTCTGATGGCCTCTTTATTGATGCTGCGGTTGCAAAAGGTGCGAAAGGCATCGTGCTCGAGGGTGTAGGAAGGGGACAGGTTACCCCTGTAATGGTAACTTCCATACAGGCTGCAATCGATAAAGGCATAACGATCATCATGACTACAAGTGCGGAAGAAGGAAAAGTTTACCCAGCTTATGATTATGAAGGCAGCGCATTTGATCTAAAACAACGCGGTGTGATATTAGGCGCTGACTATGACAGCAAGAAGGCCCGGATTAAGTTAGCTGTCATGCTGGCAAGCGAAAACACTATAGATGAGACCTTCTTTAAGTACTGA
- a CDS encoding MerR family transcriptional regulator, with amino-acid sequence MQEGKYNIKAVSKLLDIQPGTLRAWERRYKFIEPVRNESGHRLYTEKHLQILKWLINKTEQGFTISQAVSLLESTGTKAIGVPETNRKDEQTVKLSDELIEALLNFNENKAHMLISQAFSMYTIEQTIVEILGSILVQIGDKWERGEITSAHEHFASNILKSRISSVMHAIPTNGFLPKALTVCAPGEKHEFGLLVFTIFLKRKGYETIYLGESIADKDLFTVLNIIKPSYLFMSCSLKENLDGTFMLVEALIKDFPELKVGLGGAALSLISEENRTAFSEVLMGDTQSKWEEWLVK; translated from the coding sequence ATGCAAGAAGGTAAATATAATATAAAGGCAGTTTCAAAACTGCTGGACATTCAGCCGGGAACCCTAAGGGCATGGGAAAGGCGCTATAAATTTATCGAGCCTGTCAGGAATGAATCAGGGCACCGGCTTTATACAGAAAAACATCTGCAAATCCTTAAGTGGCTCATCAATAAAACAGAGCAAGGTTTTACAATAAGCCAAGCCGTTTCACTTCTCGAAAGTACTGGCACTAAAGCGATTGGAGTTCCTGAAACGAACCGTAAGGATGAACAAACGGTTAAGTTATCGGATGAATTGATCGAAGCTCTATTAAATTTCAATGAAAATAAAGCCCATATGCTGATAAGCCAAGCATTCAGTATGTATACAATCGAACAAACCATAGTTGAAATACTCGGTTCAATATTGGTTCAGATAGGGGATAAGTGGGAAAGGGGAGAAATTACTTCCGCTCATGAACACTTTGCGTCGAACATCCTAAAATCCAGGATCAGTTCAGTCATGCATGCGATTCCGACTAATGGTTTCCTTCCGAAAGCCCTTACCGTTTGTGCTCCCGGTGAAAAACATGAATTTGGACTGTTGGTCTTCACCATTTTTTTGAAGCGGAAAGGGTATGAAACCATTTATTTAGGTGAATCCATTGCTGATAAGGACCTTTTCACCGTTTTAAACATCATAAAGCCCTCATACCTATTCATGTCATGTTCACTGAAAGAGAATCTTGATGGAACATTCATGCTGGTTGAAGCGTTAATAAAGGATTTCCCGGAGTTGAAGGTGGGTCTTGGCGGCGCGGCGCTGAGCCTTATTTCCGAAGAAAACCGTACGGCCTTCAGCGAAGTTTTAATGGGGGACACGCAATCTAAATGGGAGGAATGGCTGGTGAAATAA
- a CDS encoding genetic competence negative regulator, producing the protein MKLERLTNNKIKIFLTLDDLIDRGITKEDILGNSLKVHKLFQDMVEEACEELSFKMSGSIAIEIFSLPAQGLIIIVTKDEEELLTDEEEYLDLQVKIDDFPHILYVFNDFEDIVQLSHRLSFQGLLKSTLYHFEGRYYLLIENVKDTTYDTVISLAAEYGHASTLTLCRINEYGTCIIENEAIHVLLTHFS; encoded by the coding sequence ATGAAGCTGGAGCGATTAACTAATAATAAAATCAAGATTTTTTTGACCCTTGATGATTTAATTGATAGAGGCATTACCAAAGAAGATATTTTAGGGAATTCCTTAAAGGTCCACAAGCTATTTCAGGATATGGTCGAAGAAGCATGCGAAGAACTCAGCTTTAAAATGAGTGGCTCCATTGCAATTGAAATTTTCTCCTTGCCTGCTCAAGGATTGATAATCATTGTGACAAAGGACGAAGAGGAATTATTGACAGATGAAGAGGAGTACTTGGATTTACAAGTGAAAATTGATGACTTCCCCCATATTCTGTATGTTTTCAATGACTTTGAAGATATCGTCCAATTATCTCATAGATTATCTTTTCAAGGTTTGCTTAAAAGTACTCTTTATCATTTTGAGGGAAGATACTATTTACTTATCGAAAATGTTAAAGACACCACCTATGACACGGTCATATCTTTAGCGGCTGAGTATGGCCATGCATCTACATTGACACTCTGCCGCATCAATGAATACGGAACATGTATAATCGAAAATGAAGCGATACATGTTTTGCTCACACACTTCAGTTGA
- a CDS encoding Glu/Leu/Phe/Val family dehydrogenase produces the protein MESAKGNSHVNEEEKHDVLRSTQTVIHKALDKLGYPEEVFELLKEPLRLLTVKIPVRMDDGSVKIFTGYRAQHNDAVGPTKGGIRFHPNVTEREVKALSIWMSLKCGIVDLPYGGGKGGIVCDPRNMSFRELERLSRGYVRAISQIVGPTKDIPAPDVFTNSQIMAWMMDEYSRMDEFNSPGFITGKPLVLGGSHGRESATAKGVTICINEAAKKRGIDIKGARVVIQGFGNAGSFLAKFMHDAGAKVIGISDAYGALHDPEGLDIDYLLDRRDSFGTVTKLFKSTISNKELLELECDILVPAAIENQITEENAADIKASIVVEAANGPTTIEATQILTDRGILLVPDVLASAGGVTVSYFEWVQNNQGYYWSEEEVDEKLEKILVKSFNNIYELAQSRRVDMRLAAYMIGVRKMAEASRFRGWI, from the coding sequence ATGGAATCGGCAAAAGGCAATAGCCATGTAAATGAAGAAGAAAAACACGACGTACTGAGGTCTACCCAAACTGTAATACATAAAGCTTTGGATAAGCTGGGTTACCCGGAAGAAGTTTTTGAGCTGTTGAAGGAACCATTGCGCTTATTAACGGTGAAGATACCAGTCCGCATGGATGATGGCTCGGTTAAGATTTTCACGGGTTACCGTGCACAGCATAACGATGCTGTTGGGCCTACAAAAGGTGGTATCCGTTTTCACCCTAATGTAACGGAACGTGAAGTGAAGGCATTATCCATTTGGATGAGTTTGAAATGCGGCATCGTTGATTTGCCATACGGCGGGGGTAAAGGCGGTATCGTATGTGATCCTCGTAATATGTCATTCCGTGAGCTTGAAAGGCTGAGCCGGGGCTATGTTCGCGCAATTAGCCAAATCGTTGGGCCGACTAAAGATATCCCGGCACCTGATGTGTTCACAAACTCTCAAATCATGGCTTGGATGATGGACGAATACAGCCGTATGGATGAATTCAACTCGCCAGGATTCATTACGGGTAAACCGCTAGTGCTTGGTGGTTCCCATGGTCGTGAATCAGCCACTGCCAAGGGTGTAACGATTTGTATCAATGAAGCTGCCAAGAAACGCGGCATCGATATTAAAGGGGCACGGGTCGTCATTCAAGGTTTTGGTAACGCCGGTAGTTTCTTAGCTAAATTCATGCATGATGCAGGTGCTAAAGTTATTGGGATTTCGGATGCATATGGTGCTCTTCATGATCCTGAAGGCTTGGATATCGATTATCTTCTCGATCGGAGAGATAGTTTCGGAACCGTAACGAAATTGTTTAAAAGCACAATTTCAAATAAAGAACTGCTTGAATTGGAATGTGATATTCTAGTTCCGGCCGCAATTGAAAACCAAATCACTGAAGAAAATGCTGCTGATATCAAAGCTTCGATTGTTGTCGAGGCAGCTAACGGACCAACAACAATAGAAGCGACACAAATCCTGACGGATCGCGGAATCCTTCTTGTTCCTGATGTCCTTGCTTCTGCTGGTGGTGTAACGGTTTCTTACTTCGAATGGGTACAAAATAACCAAGGATATTACTGGTCTGAAGAAGAAGTGGACGAAAAGCTGGAAAAAATCCTTGTGAAATCCTTTAATAACATTTATGAACTTGCACAATCAAGACGTGTAGATATGCGCCTTGCTGCCTATATGATTGGCGTAAGAAAAATGGCTGAAGCTTCTCGCTTCCGTGGTTGGATCTAA